A window of the Oncorhynchus keta strain PuntledgeMale-10-30-2019 chromosome 21, Oket_V2, whole genome shotgun sequence genome harbors these coding sequences:
- the LOC118399794 gene encoding solute carrier family 2, facilitated glucose transporter member 11-like isoform X2 — protein sequence MGCKFPSCLLQQSLGGWVGAIHSGSLPVTYGRKKALLFNNIVALVAALLMVFSFMAKSFEMILLGRFLYGYNVGMGLSVHLMYLGESSPKKLRGFLTLTSSIFIGLGKVMGQIVGIKEVMGTDDMWPWLMALGGLPAIIQFVTLLFFPEAPRYLYIDKGDTEGSKKALQWLWQEDDLKMEMDDMEKERESMQGQKSKTVWDVLTSRCVRWQVLALVIPCAFVQFCGINAIYFYAFDIFRESGVAEDNMHYLSIGIGTTELISISLCSLLIDRAGRKMLMGYGYLLMGVIMSILVVMLSIKDLFSWFPYVNIALIFSVICVYGLGPSGVSMALPADLFLQAWRPSAYVISGSVNWLGLFLIGMFFPYIVDALGQFCFLVFVAYCMFSSAFMLYFIPETKGKSMVEIMEDFNKLNYKNRGTDTEKADFVLETTF from the exons TCTAGGAGGATGGGTCGGGGCTATCCACAGTGGCAGTCTCCCTGTCACCTACGGCCG GAAGAAAGCCCTGCTGTTCAACAACATAGTGGCCCTTGTAGCCGCTCTACTGATGGTATTCAGTTTCATGGCCAAGTCCTTTGAGATGATCCTGCTGGGCAGATTTCTCTATGGATATAATGTTG GCATGGGGCTGAGTGTGCACCTGATGTACCTGGGCGAGAGTTCACCTAAGAAGCTGAGAGGATTCCTGACCCTCACTAGCTCCATCTTTATTGGCTTAGGGAAGGTCATGGGACAGATTGTTGGCATCAA ggaGGTGATGGGTACAGATGACATGTGGCCCTGGCTCATGGCCCTTGGTGGCCTCCCTGCCATCATCCAGTTTGTGACCCTGCTCTTTTTCCCAGAAGCACCTCGCTACCTGTACATCGACAAAGGCGACACAGAGGGCTCAAAAAAAG CCCTGCAGTGGCTGTGGCAGGAGGATGACCTGAAGATGGAGATGGatgacatggagaaggagagggagagcatgCAGGGCCAGAAGTCTAAGACAGTGTGGGACGTGCTGACTTCTCGCTGTGTCAGGTGGCAAGTGCTGGCTCTGGTCATCCCCTGTGCCTTTGTTCAGTTTTGTGGTATTAACGCA ATTTATTTCTACGCTTTTGACATATTCCGTGAATCTGGAGTAGCAGAGGACAATATGCACTACCTGTCCATTGGCATCGGAACAACAGAACTCATCTCCATCAGTCTCTGT TCTCTGTTGATAGACCGTGCGGGCAGGAAGATGCTGATGGGCTATGGCTACCTGTTGATGGGAGTCATCATGTCCATCCTTGTTGTTATGCTGTCCATCAAG GACCTGTTTTCATGGTTCCCTTATGTTAACATCGCCCTCATCTTCTCTGTCATCTGTGTTTATGGACTAGGACCTT CCGGGGTGTCCATGGCCCTCCCTGCAGATCTCTTCCTGCAGGCCTGGAGACCGTCCGCCTACGTCATCAGCGGCTCCGTCAACTGGCTAGGTCTGTTCCTCATCGGGATGTTCTTCCCCTACATAGTG GATGCTCTAGGCCAGTTCtgcttcctggtctttgtggcaTACTGCATGTTCAGCTCAGCGTTCATGCTCTACTTCATCCCAGAGACCAAAGGCAAGAGCATGGTGGAGATCATGGAGGACTTTAACAAACTCAACTACAAGAATAGGGGGACAGACACCGAAAAGGCTGACTTTGTTTTGGAAACAACATTTTGA
- the LOC118399794 gene encoding solute carrier family 2, facilitated glucose transporter member 11-like isoform X1, translating into MGKALNDLMQYWRLYLLTLVLGIGGSFQYGMQVSIMSSPAEHIQSFVNQTWLGRYEVPVDDSTNMLIWSFIVSVFSLGGWVGAIHSGSLPVTYGRKKALLFNNIVALVAALLMVFSFMAKSFEMILLGRFLYGYNVGMGLSVHLMYLGESSPKKLRGFLTLTSSIFIGLGKVMGQIVGIKEVMGTDDMWPWLMALGGLPAIIQFVTLLFFPEAPRYLYIDKGDTEGSKKALQWLWQEDDLKMEMDDMEKERESMQGQKSKTVWDVLTSRCVRWQVLALVIPCAFVQFCGINAIYFYAFDIFRESGVAEDNMHYLSIGIGTTELISISLCSLLIDRAGRKMLMGYGYLLMGVIMSILVVMLSIKDLFSWFPYVNIALIFSVICVYGLGPSGVSMALPADLFLQAWRPSAYVISGSVNWLGLFLIGMFFPYIVDALGQFCFLVFVAYCMFSSAFMLYFIPETKGKSMVEIMEDFNKLNYKNRGTDTEKADFVLETTF; encoded by the exons CACATACAGAGCTTTGTGAACCAGACCTGGCTGGGGAGGTATGAGGTTCCAGTAGACGATTCCACCAACATGCTCATCTGGTCTTTCATCGTATCTGTGTTTAGTCTAGGAGGATGGGTCGGGGCTATCCACAGTGGCAGTCTCCCTGTCACCTACGGCCG GAAGAAAGCCCTGCTGTTCAACAACATAGTGGCCCTTGTAGCCGCTCTACTGATGGTATTCAGTTTCATGGCCAAGTCCTTTGAGATGATCCTGCTGGGCAGATTTCTCTATGGATATAATGTTG GCATGGGGCTGAGTGTGCACCTGATGTACCTGGGCGAGAGTTCACCTAAGAAGCTGAGAGGATTCCTGACCCTCACTAGCTCCATCTTTATTGGCTTAGGGAAGGTCATGGGACAGATTGTTGGCATCAA ggaGGTGATGGGTACAGATGACATGTGGCCCTGGCTCATGGCCCTTGGTGGCCTCCCTGCCATCATCCAGTTTGTGACCCTGCTCTTTTTCCCAGAAGCACCTCGCTACCTGTACATCGACAAAGGCGACACAGAGGGCTCAAAAAAAG CCCTGCAGTGGCTGTGGCAGGAGGATGACCTGAAGATGGAGATGGatgacatggagaaggagagggagagcatgCAGGGCCAGAAGTCTAAGACAGTGTGGGACGTGCTGACTTCTCGCTGTGTCAGGTGGCAAGTGCTGGCTCTGGTCATCCCCTGTGCCTTTGTTCAGTTTTGTGGTATTAACGCA ATTTATTTCTACGCTTTTGACATATTCCGTGAATCTGGAGTAGCAGAGGACAATATGCACTACCTGTCCATTGGCATCGGAACAACAGAACTCATCTCCATCAGTCTCTGT TCTCTGTTGATAGACCGTGCGGGCAGGAAGATGCTGATGGGCTATGGCTACCTGTTGATGGGAGTCATCATGTCCATCCTTGTTGTTATGCTGTCCATCAAG GACCTGTTTTCATGGTTCCCTTATGTTAACATCGCCCTCATCTTCTCTGTCATCTGTGTTTATGGACTAGGACCTT CCGGGGTGTCCATGGCCCTCCCTGCAGATCTCTTCCTGCAGGCCTGGAGACCGTCCGCCTACGTCATCAGCGGCTCCGTCAACTGGCTAGGTCTGTTCCTCATCGGGATGTTCTTCCCCTACATAGTG GATGCTCTAGGCCAGTTCtgcttcctggtctttgtggcaTACTGCATGTTCAGCTCAGCGTTCATGCTCTACTTCATCCCAGAGACCAAAGGCAAGAGCATGGTGGAGATCATGGAGGACTTTAACAAACTCAACTACAAGAATAGGGGGACAGACACCGAAAAGGCTGACTTTGTTTTGGAAACAACATTTTGA